One genomic segment of Meriones unguiculatus strain TT.TT164.6M chromosome 13 unlocalized genomic scaffold, Bangor_MerUng_6.1 Chr13_unordered_Scaffold_51, whole genome shotgun sequence includes these proteins:
- the LOC132651372 gene encoding zinc finger protein ZFP2-like — FKCTLCGKAFPYTTVLIWHKRTHTGEKPYKCNQCGKTFAKNSHVVRHKRTHTGEKPYECNQCGKAFAQNSHLIIHKRTHTGEKPYECNECGKAFAENSHLISHKRTHTGEKPYECNECGKAFAENSTLLSHKRTHTGEKPYECKQCGKAFAQNSALISHKRTHTGEKPYECNQCGKAFAENNTLLNHKRTHTGEKPYECTQCCKAFAQNSHLISHKRTHTGEKPYECDECGKAFARNSNLISHKRTHTGKKPYKYMQCDKAFAQQSSL; from the coding sequence tttaagtgcactctatgtggtaaagccttcccctataccactgttctcatatggcataaaagaacacacacaggagagaagccttacaaatgtaatcagtgtggtaaaacctttgcaaaaaacagtcatgtcgtgcggcataaaagaacacacactggagagaaaccttatgagtgtaaccagtgtggtaaagcctttgcacaaaacagtcatctcataatccataaaagaacacacactggagagaaaccttatgaatgtaatgagtgtggcaaagcctttgcagaaaacagtcatctcataagccataaaagaacacacactggagagaaaccttatgaatgtaatgagtgtggcaaagcctttgcagaaaacagtactctcttaagccacaaaagaacacacactggagagaaaccttatgaatgtaaacagtgtggtaaagcctttgcacaaaacagtgctctcataagccataaaagaacacacactggagagaaaccttatgaatgtaaccagtgtggtaaagcctttgcagaaaacaacACTCTcttaaaccacaaaagaacacacactggagagaaaccttatgaatgtacccagtgttgtaaagcctttgcacaaaacagtcatctcataagccataaaagaacacacactggagagaaaccttatgaatgtgatgagtgtggtaaagcctttgcacgaaacagtaatctcataagtcataaaagaacacatactggaaagaaaccttataaatatatgCAATGTGATAAAGcgtttgcacagcagagtagtctctga